In Actinomycetota bacterium, one DNA window encodes the following:
- the mdh gene encoding malate dehydrogenase produces MMAKVTVVGAGKYGSTTVQRLAEKDLCDEVVMTDIVEGLPQGLALDMNQSRPIEGFETRVVGSNGYEETAGSDVVVITAGVPRKPGMSRMDLLETNARIVGEVTGKVADGSPDAVLIVVSNPLDEMTALAAEVSGFPRERVMGQAGMLDTARFKHFLAEELGTSPSRVEAMTLGSHGDTMVPVPSMVRVDGKPLTEVADAETIERLVQRTRDGGAEVVALLKSGSAYYAPSSAAAAMVAAVLGDTGEVMPVCAWVTGQYGIDGVYLGVPAKLGRAGVAEVVELPLTDKELADLREAAEAVRSKQADVAKLVG; encoded by the coding sequence CTGATGGCCAAGGTCACCGTCGTCGGAGCCGGCAAGTACGGCTCGACCACCGTGCAGCGCCTGGCCGAGAAGGACCTCTGCGACGAGGTGGTGATGACCGACATCGTCGAGGGTCTCCCCCAGGGCCTGGCCCTCGACATGAACCAGTCGCGGCCCATCGAGGGGTTCGAGACCCGGGTGGTCGGCAGCAACGGCTACGAGGAGACGGCCGGCTCGGACGTGGTCGTGATCACCGCCGGGGTCCCCCGCAAGCCGGGCATGAGCCGCATGGACCTGCTGGAGACCAACGCCAGGATCGTCGGCGAGGTCACCGGCAAGGTCGCCGACGGCTCGCCGGACGCGGTCCTGATCGTCGTCTCCAACCCGCTGGACGAGATGACGGCCCTGGCCGCCGAGGTGTCCGGGTTCCCCAGGGAGCGGGTCATGGGCCAGGCCGGCATGCTCGACACGGCCCGGTTCAAGCACTTCCTGGCCGAGGAGCTGGGCACCAGCCCGAGCCGGGTCGAGGCCATGACCCTCGGCTCCCACGGCGACACCATGGTCCCGGTGCCGAGCATGGTCAGGGTCGACGGCAAGCCGCTCACCGAGGTCGCCGACGCCGAGACGATCGAGCGCCTGGTCCAGCGGACCCGCGACGGCGGGGCCGAGGTGGTCGCCCTGCTCAAGTCGGGCTCGGCCTACTACGCGCCCTCCAGCGCGGCCGCGGCCATGGTGGCCGCCGTTCTCGGCGACACCGGCGAGGTCATGCCCGTCTGCGCCTGGGTCACCGGCCAGTACGGCATCGACGGCGTCTACCTGGGCGTCCCGGCCAAGCTGGGCCGCGCCGGGGTCGCCGAGGTGGTCGAGCTCCCCCTGACCGACAAGGAGCTGGCCGACCTCCGCGAGGCCGCCGAGGCCGTCCGCTCCAAGCAGGCCGACGTGGCCAAGCTGGTTGGCTGA
- a CDS encoding isocitrate/isopropylmalate dehydrogenase family protein: MAHRVTFIPGDGVGPELSEATRRVLEGTGVGFDWDVQEAGAEVIDKYGTPLPDQVLDSIRSNGVAIKGPLTTPIGTGFRSVNVALRKELDLFACLRPCKTYQGVRSRYDDIDLVVVRENHEDLYAGIEFEQGTPDAAKVIEFLNGIQPKKIRDDSGVSIKPMSITGTRRIAKFAFDYARAYGRKKVTAVTKANIMKHTDGLFYAVAREVARDYDDVEYDEYLVDNMCMQLVQKPENFDVLLLPNLYGDIISDLGAGLVGGLGVAPGANLGDRVAVFEATHGSAPKYKGQNKVNPMAMMLSGMLLLRHLEEGEAADRLERALAAVIAEGKSVTYDMKPSRDDPTAVGTSQVADAVIAKMEAGA, encoded by the coding sequence ATGGCCCATCGCGTCACGTTCATCCCTGGGGACGGGGTAGGACCGGAGCTGTCGGAGGCGACCCGCCGGGTCCTCGAGGGCACCGGCGTGGGGTTCGACTGGGACGTCCAGGAGGCCGGGGCCGAGGTCATCGACAAGTACGGGACCCCCCTGCCCGACCAGGTGCTCGACTCCATCCGGAGCAACGGGGTGGCGATCAAGGGGCCGCTGACCACCCCGATCGGCACCGGGTTCCGCAGCGTCAACGTGGCCCTGCGCAAGGAGCTCGACCTGTTCGCCTGCCTGCGGCCCTGCAAGACCTACCAGGGGGTCCGGTCCCGCTACGACGACATCGACCTGGTGGTGGTGCGCGAGAACCACGAGGACCTGTACGCCGGCATCGAGTTCGAGCAGGGCACGCCCGACGCGGCCAAGGTCATCGAGTTCCTCAACGGCATCCAGCCCAAGAAGATCCGGGACGACTCCGGCGTCTCGATCAAGCCGATGTCGATCACCGGGACCAGGCGGATCGCCAAGTTCGCCTTCGACTACGCCCGCGCCTACGGCCGCAAGAAGGTCACGGCGGTCACCAAGGCGAACATCATGAAGCACACCGACGGGCTCTTCTACGCCGTGGCCCGCGAGGTGGCCAGGGACTACGACGACGTCGAGTATGACGAGTACCTGGTCGACAACATGTGCATGCAGCTGGTGCAGAAGCCGGAGAACTTCGACGTGCTGCTGCTGCCCAACCTGTACGGCGACATCATCTCCGACCTCGGGGCCGGGCTCGTCGGCGGGCTCGGGGTCGCGCCCGGGGCCAACCTGGGGGATCGGGTGGCGGTGTTCGAGGCCACCCACGGCTCGGCTCCCAAGTACAAGGGGCAGAACAAGGTCAACCCGATGGCGATGATGCTCTCGGGCATGCTGCTGCTGCGCCACCTGGAGGAGGGTGAGGCCGCCGACCGGCTGGAGCGGGCCCTGGCCGCGGTCATCGCCGAGGGCAAGAGCGTCACCTACGACATGAAGCCGTCGCGCGACGATCCCACGGCCGTCGGCACCAGCCAGGTCGCCGACGCCGTGATCGCCAAGATGGAGGCGGGTGCCTGA